One Synergistaceae bacterium genomic window carries:
- a CDS encoding dihydroorotate dehydrogenase electron transfer subunit — MTDTARMSRVLSNLQLSRDFFLMRVAEPNEAKMGQFYMLRSWGMYPLLSRPLSVYDADPETLTFLYKVVGQGTKLFSGLRAGDSVATGRALGNTFPVVTGRVALVGGGVGIAPLYLTAKTLKKMDASTRLDLYLGFSDEAVLCGEFEKVGDRVVTDVGGFITDRISPEDYDWVLTCGPEAMMRALYGKCEKAGTKLYVSMERRMACGFGVCLACGCDTSRGRKKVCVDGPVFPAEEVFI, encoded by the coding sequence GTGACGGATACGGCAAGAATGTCCCGGGTGCTGTCGAACCTGCAGCTTTCGAGGGATTTTTTTCTCATGCGGGTTGCGGAACCCAACGAGGCAAAGATGGGGCAGTTTTACATGCTGCGCTCCTGGGGGATGTATCCTCTGCTTTCCCGGCCCTTGAGCGTGTACGATGCGGACCCCGAAACCCTGACGTTCCTGTATAAGGTGGTGGGGCAGGGGACGAAACTTTTCTCCGGGCTGAGGGCGGGGGATTCTGTCGCCACGGGCAGGGCTCTCGGCAACACTTTTCCCGTCGTGACGGGCAGAGTGGCGCTGGTGGGGGGAGGGGTCGGCATCGCGCCCCTTTACCTGACGGCTAAAACGCTTAAAAAAATGGACGCCTCCACTCGACTCGACCTGTATCTCGGTTTCAGCGACGAAGCGGTGCTCTGCGGCGAGTTCGAAAAGGTGGGAGACCGGGTGGTGACCGATGTGGGCGGGTTCATCACCGACCGAATCTCCCCGGAGGACTACGACTGGGTGCTGACCTGCGGTCCGGAGGCGATGATGCGGGCCCTTTACGGAAAATGTGAAAAGGCCGGAACGAAACTCTACGTCTCCATGGAAAGAAGGATGGCCTGTGGTTTCGGCGTCTGCCTGGCCTGCGGCTGCGACACGAGCCGGGGCAGGAAAAAAGTTTGCGTGGACGG
- the greA gene encoding transcription elongation factor GreA: MATSKTVDNEATMTRSGYERLTAELVELRTERRAEIARQLEEARSFGDLSENAEYATAKEEQNKLETRILQLEMQLSKARILDEDTLDTEKVSIGLTVTLKEMTSPSKVYTYTIVGSEEADPKNHSISQKSPVGQAILGKSVGEEVFVKIPKGVRHLKITKIALLDKK; the protein is encoded by the coding sequence ATGGCAACTTCTAAAACAGTCGACAATGAAGCGACAATGACGCGAAGCGGCTACGAGCGCCTGACCGCGGAACTGGTGGAGCTGAGGACGGAACGCCGGGCGGAAATTGCGCGACAGCTGGAAGAGGCGCGATCCTTTGGAGACCTGAGCGAGAACGCGGAATACGCCACGGCCAAGGAAGAACAGAACAAGCTCGAAACCCGGATTCTTCAGCTCGAAATGCAGCTCAGCAAGGCGCGAATACTGGACGAAGACACACTGGACACGGAAAAAGTCTCCATCGGACTCACCGTCACACTCAAGGAAATGACCAGCCCTTCCAAAGTTTACACCTATACCATCGTAGGCTCCGAAGAAGCCGACCCCAAAAACCACAGCATCTCCCAAAAAAGCCCCGTGGGGCAGGCCATTTTGGGTAAGAGCGTGGGCGAGGAAGTTTTCGTCAAAATCCCGAAAGGCGTACGCCACCTGAAAATCACGAAGATCGCCCTGCTGGACAAAAAATGA